The following coding sequences lie in one Epinephelus lanceolatus isolate andai-2023 chromosome 24, ASM4190304v1, whole genome shotgun sequence genomic window:
- the xirp2a gene encoding uncharacterized protein xirp2a isoform X3, with the protein MASPKDTTLSADRHTPGAEDQEDEPVSVKERLAMYQAAVSKKETSSSSSAAVMDESEACSLPGGLASVKRQFENQEFASSSSQSSVTQYHFEQRSVQEMSSSSEVTVRSSTREVVPSTTLFHNQQEVIHDQRVHQNNVAASYGNHYNETVMLVGGEDLPKVSTQALKQQYEKTIEEAAPAKEIKVDVDFNQFQWAPVNQSKASTMTSYDTSSTLKTATASSVASGSSVAYEMTDHFPPPPSNLLQETPDYVSSQLQVPASQHKHTGAKEQYFKHKSTAELKRLYKHIHPEVRKNLEEDFMSQLTEAEQKDMESEEIVGEVQQACYMFENDGNGSSECSSSDRESVEWDEILKGEVQSMRWMFENKPLDSIKDDTPDEDEGRNIAQQEIIAGKDVRYTAWMFETKPMDALGTEASDSTEQSQKSADLARGDVRTATWLFETQPLDYLNKIYQEDEQETDVAITKSITGGDVKTARYLFETQHLDSLGKTETIEESHFLNLKSELEEIKGDVKTTTRMFETQPMCVIRGDSGEMLEITTIRREETEKGDVKTSRWMFETQPLDIINKDPATVKLICSISMEDNIQGGVNKGRWLFETKTLDTIKDEEWESSKKQKEDIIGADVRKHCLVFETQSMDTLKDNSNARPLPTEEIVGGDVRSAKHLFETVPMENLKELPEVGKLKKMVASEEEKGDVRHQKWVFESQPLENIREEKKEITRTVNVEAVDKGDVSNYKERFESMDLSKCEGTQKIQVEGVTSGSVKSNRVLFESTPMYAMQDSSGHYHEVKTVRREEIVKGDVRSCRWMFETRPIDEFDESINKFQIIKGISKQEVESGNVKTAKWLFETQPLDAIKCLGDEEHKTKEDIEIEKGDVKTCRWLFETQPMDVLYEKVEKSEADVKEVQKGDVKTCTWLFETQTLDNIRDHTESETILKACTVNQDDVQGKDVRLARFLFETENLENITGEDSGSFRRVTEIDIQSGDVSRMKYIFENRSTDIMSSTSEETMQRLKTQQAEDIQKGNVVNCTWMFENQPMDAIRDDSTETRESRTVTDVQGGNVDKGRFIFETYSLDQIKEESTETDISKLTSIFRDEVEKGDVKNYTMMFETQPLYAICDKEGHYHEVTTVTKEEIIRGDVVGARWLFETKPLDSIRDSEEVYVIKAVTEEGINKGDVSSARWRFETQPLDEITEDIKVRSKTVADIQGGDVKTNKQRFETDEMSQKYIRTVSVSEIQKGDVRSATWMFETRTIDEIHGEGVEYDGMEKVTKEEVMKGDVKQSVWLFEKQPLDSIKETDGTELVVTKEEIPQADVKTTTWLFETTPFHNFNESSMEKTEIIGKSIKETLQELYSQKMVDSQGVLIEADEIGDVRMAKYKLMNQEAPQIQKEEIIRGDLSNIMMNLLNRRESTERGITIDREERGNINTTVKQLFNQEKGINVEKEKIVRGDIQEAVNKLLKTEGSSKRGILIQEDEKGDVRMTIYSLLNKGERASTEREDIVQGNVSKTLHRLLSNSGGEDSKKIKVADTERGNVSFYSTCIESGALDYLKQLQYEPDEAQEKVEKERIIGGDVHETKILLRKNQQQIGRTVAEDDIVPGDVHSNVKVFMTQPAVTFKNLEKKDIVKGDLSAALDSLTQAINQKVVIEKEEVVKGDIPTTLRSLEEAQHLAKEVEKPEIIRGDIRGALESLEKSATTNTEATIEDLVPGDIKGTLKSLEEAKQAVKEVEKEEILKGDIHTAMQSLQEASSEKKTYQHQVSEQGDIKATIQLLLEPTTSPKMQRRGSIEGDVKTSIKCLYEGQETTQLEKEEVVKGDVQGAIKNLMQRKQYSNTKRSHSSKKAKVPVKNPLTVKQAEHECLHEAKSESVAVNPAPAVKKLSQSGESQRHTQRHNESKSVRTQVITQEDHSVTVAKTDNPTGASQHKSMKEQKQKVLPPQKIQAPKPIMIKNKQMTNNDQTETKAADVNVMKEVQNTSQTSTSNRQICETKTIKQVQTTVMEKTVMQKQSVSEQKQAENKALTQKHNMKNMKGDYRNLDIRGKGVVKKAKPEIHFPPPPSSPPPPSESELSLPPPPSPLLDSPLPDSPLPPPSIMRQDNDLPPPPPPPPMECKSEPEFFPPPPPPPPPPTESGQDFLPPPPSQQELNAMPQPPPVKLGKPIGRPLFKVPKQPETPKQHIQVKPKWQKKQPTPSPPPPPPPPQLPSDQAETVSTERKEGAKVLEVKKETTKQIEISKQSEATAVSMTKIPSVPAVKPMQRESPQPPKKVFVPPIKLPPTPEPTPASKPRPYARKFKTPLMLAEERYRQQLEKQEEGRSNVTPPTSPPINASPELSATQKTEKEVVTEETKAKTEEVKTVSKEGASPGKKTPSQIPLSKPLISVENKKSASASSNVSLDKKHVASEHSSERVLASTDVIKKSQTTPKNQTVSVSKSNREASNIEVQSCSNVVTSSVTEQQQFIKKSSTRSIAATQSAVQENVNLQSESAVTLKAEDVKNINAPLTQEGKMSPSQPTKIPKVTPSFKVKTFKMPAEKKEEKCDSAMKSEMHLQQEKSNVSQKSETKVSQESSQLTSARTEVTTEMKGKEKKSHITPPVKEAEVEVHVKKGKQLQKNETELKLSPSVTALIPKVAKITSAATHQGQGHVSVSHSQQSMTAEHIQKHEEVVVTESVVQKSFQKQEAVQMQKQIKVQAAETNKMQIKAVKSKGEPKDVAMQGKGKIAHKDEAHSEEITDLEKCNVMQKLLAQIKELEGTPNKIDSNAVRMIISELPDWAMGSDEKKNLSEIAKQQSKKKLREMMVYVKNIFQAKLTFLEETLTAVEKQRTAKGEPPVPPPPPPKPDNKVFSGAKISKISIGSSKSEKKVAEEKKSPQERKVHQELSKAPDQRVSSPLASIRTPSPTFISIESRKVDSPLRVTPSPPPYKSVGTPPPPPRKSYTPTSTFSRTTPSPTLSRSEKLMKLRDTTSKLSRGMTPPPPMPVPEFLERERSSPFSDRGTPIERDERGSVDVAEMVDSMMTVRDKKSFFEEAQKAEVSKMYMRKDPIDIPERLGPDTEEATETVTIDILKEDLPRVDLSKLVNKFESPRPKVYTRKDPIVITERLGSDTEDAETEPPKTDEIPSFNVKAIKYVFETGEHSSQAARELREQIERREPEPAHSEPVGHSESTAVTEQFCSIDDFGNMTSGTMSEMHSGSSLTRGNPPSYADVVRGAVPTVAVPPEASTEELLRNFQQSWAESQGVFQNLGFSVTEQRTSQTVTHQQQTVVAENSSSRVRTVQGVSEEGVPDGVADRGQTKLP; encoded by the exons GTAGCATCTGGCTCTTCAGTGGCTTATGAGATGACAGACCATTTTCCGCCCCCGCCTTCCAACCTCTTACAGGAAACCCCTGACTACGTCTCTTCCCAGCTTCAGGTGCCAGCCTCCCAGCATAAGCACACTGGTGCAAAGGAGCAGTACTTTAAACACAAGAGTACAGCTGAACTAAAGCGCCTCTACAAGCATATTCATCCAGAGGTCCGCAAGAACCTGGAAGAGGACTTCATGAGTCAGCTCACTGAGGCAGAACAGAAGGATATGGAAAGTGAGGAAATAGTGGGAGAAGTCCAGCAGGCATGCTATATGTTTGAAAATGACGGCAATGGCTCGAGCGAGTGTTCAAGCTCTGACAGAGAGTCCGTAGAATGGGATGAGATCCTTAAAGGTGAAGTGCAGTCCATGCGCTGGATGTTCGAGAACAAGCCACTAGATTCGATTAAAGACGACACCCCAGATGAGGACGAGGGGAGGAATATTGCCCAGCAGGAAATCATTGCTGGCAAAGATGTCAGGTACACAGCTTGGATGTTTGAGACTAAGCCCATGGATGCTCTGGGGACAGAGGCTTCTGATTCGACTGAGCAGTCACAAAAATCGGCTGATCTTGCTAGAGGAGATGTCCGCACTGCCACGTGGCTTTTCGAGACGCAGCCACTTGATTATCTAAATAAGATCTACCAAGAAGACGAGCAGGAGACAGATGTTGCCATCACCAAAAGCATCACCGGTGGAGATGTAAAAACTGCGAGATATCTCTTTGAGACCCAGCATCTGGATTCCCTGGGTAAAACAGAAACCATAGAGGAGAGCCACTTCCTGAACCTGAAGTCTGAGCTGGAAGAAATCAAAGGGGATGTGAAGACAACCACTCGCATGTTTGAGACCCAGCCTATGTGTGTCATTAGAGGGGATTCGGGAGAGATGCTGGAGATCACCACCATCCGCAGGGAGGAGACTGAGAAAGGAGACGTCAAGACATCACGCTGGATGTTTGAAACCCAGCCTCTGGATATTATTAACAAAGACCCTGCGACGGTGAAGCTGATATGTAGTATATCCATGGAGGACAACATTCAAGGCGGCGTCAACAAAGGTAGATGGCTGTTTGAGACAAAAACTCTTGATACCATTAAGGATGAGGAATGGGAGAGTTCCAAGAAGCAAAAGGAAGACATAATTGGTGCTGATGTGAGAAAGCACTGTCTGGTTTTTGAGACTCAGTCTATGGATACTCTGAAAGACAACTCCAATGCCAGACCTTTACCTACAGAGGAGATTGTAGGAGGCGATGTTCGATCAGCCAAGCATCTGTTTGAAACAGTACCCATGGAAAATCTGAAAGAACTCCCTGAAGTGGGAAAACTTAAGAAAATGGTTGCATCTGAAGAAGAAAAGGGTGACGTGAGGCATCAAAAGTGGGTCTTTGAGAGCCAGCCTCTGGAGAATATaagggaggagaagaaggagattACAAGAACTGTGAATGTTGAAGCTGTCGACAAAGGGGATGTGTCAAACTATAAAGAAAGGTTTGAAAGCATGGATTTAAGTAAGTGTGAAGGAACACAGAAAATTCAAGTTGAAGGCGTCACAAGTGGATCTGTCAAATCCAACAGAGTTCTATTTGAATCTACCCCCATGTATGCCATGCAAGACAGCTCCGGCCATTACCACGAGGTGAAGACTGTGAGGCGAGAGGAGATTGTGAAGGGAGATGTGCGCAGCTGCAGGTGGATGTTTGAAACACGTCCTATTGATGAGTTTGATGAAAGCATCAATAAGTTTCAGATCATTAAAGGTATATCCAAGCAGGAGGTTGAGTCAGGGAACGTCAAAACAGCCAAGTGGTTGTTTGAAACTCAACCACTTGATGCCATTAAATGTTTGGGGGATGAAGAACATAAAACTAAGGAAGATATTGAAATTGAGAAAGGGGATGTCAAGACTTGCAGGTGGCTATTTGAGACTCAACCGATGGATGTTCTGTATGAAAAGGTGGAGAAGAGCGAGGCTGACGTCAAAGAAGTGCAAAAAGGTGATGTGAAAACGTGCACTTGGCTCTTTGAGACCCAGACGCTTGACAACATACGCGATCACACAGAGTCTGAGACCATTCTGAAAGCCTGCACTGTAAACCAAGACGATGTCCAAGGAAAAGATGTGCGGCTGGCCCGCTTCCTGTTTGAAACCGAGAACCTGGAAAATATTACAGGTGAGGATAGTGGCTCTTTCAGGAGGGTTACGGAAATCGACATCCAGTCAGGCGATGTTTCCAGGATGAAGTACATCTTTGAGAATCGCTCCACGGACATTATGAGTTCCACCTCTGAGGAGACTATGCAGAGGCTGAAGACACAGCAGGCCGAGGACATCCAGAAGGGAAACGTTGTCAACTGTACCTGGATGTTTGAGAATCAGCCAATGGACGCTATCCGTGATGATTCCACAGAGACAAGGGAAAGTCGTACTGTGACTGATGTTCAGGGGGGCAACGTTGATAAAGGCCGCTTCATTTTTGAGACCTACTCTCTGGATCAAATTAAAGAAGAGTCAACTGAGACTGATATTTCTAAACTCACCAGTATCTTTAGAGATGAAGTAGAGAAGGGGGATGTGAAAAATTACACTATGATGTTTGAAACTCAGCCACTGTATGCCATCTGTGACAAAGAGGGCCATTATCATGAAGTAACGACAGTTACCAAGGAAGAAATCATTAGAGGAGATGTGGTCGGGGCTCGATGGCTGTTCGAGACAAAGCCTCTGGATTCAATTAGAGATTCAGAGGAGGTCTACGTTATTAAAGCTGTGACTGAGGAAGGCATCAACAAAGGAGACGTTAGCTCCGCGAGGTGGAGGTTTGAAACGCAACCTCTGGATGAAATTACAGAGGATATAAAAGTCAGGTCGAAAACAGTTGCAGATATCCAAGGCGGTGATGTGAAGACAAATAAGCAGCGATTTGAGACTGATGAGATGTCTCAAAAGTACATCAGAACTGTTAGCGTGAGCGAAATTCAAAAAGGCGATGTCAGATCTGCCACGTGGATGTTTGAAACACGCACAATTGATGAGATTCACGGCGAAGGCGTGGAGTATGATGGCATGGAGAAAGTGACAAAAGAGGAAGTGATGAAAGGAGATGTCAAACAGTCTGTGTGGCTCTTTGAGAAGCAGCCTCTTGACAGCATCAAAGAGACTGATGGCACAGAGCTTGTAGTCACAAAGGAGGAAATCCCACAGGCCGATGTGAAGACGACAACATGGCTATTTGAAACCACACCATTTCACAATTTCAACGAGAGCAGCatggaaaaaacagaaataattggTAAAAGCATCAAAGAGACTCTCCAGGAGCTTTACAGTCAGAAAATGGTGGACTCCCAAGGTGTTCTTATTGAAGCAGATGAGATTGGCGATGTCCGCATGGCGAAGTATAAACTCATGAACCAGGAGGCTCCACAAATCCAAAAAGAAGAGATTATCAGAGGAGATCTGAGCAACATAATGATGAATCTCCTGAATCGCAGGGAGTCCACTGAAAGGGGGATAACTATTGACAGGGAGGAGCGGGGTAACATCAACACCACAGTGAAGCAGCTTTTCAACCAGGAAAAGGGAATCAATGTGGAGAAAGAGAAGATTGTCCGCGGTGACATTCAAGAGGCCGTAAACAAGCTGCTCAAGACTGAAGGCTCCTCAAAGCGTGGCATTCTGATTCAAGAGGATGAGAAAGGAGACGTGAGGATGACTATCTATTCCCTCTTGAATAAAGGGGAGAGGGctagcacagagagagaggataTTGTTCAAGGAAACGTGAGCAAAACCCTTCATCGTCTCCTCTCCAACTCAGGAGGAGAAGACTCTAAGAAGATAAAGGTCGCAGACACTGAGAGGGGCAATGTCAGCTTTTACTCCACATGCATTGAGTCGGGAGCCTTGGATTACCTGAAGCAGCTTCAGTATGAACCCGATGAAGCTCAGGAAAAGGTGGAAAAGGAGCGCATCATAGGTGGAGACGTTCATGAAACAAAAATCTTGCTGCGGAAGAATCAGCAGCAGATTGGGCGCACAGTGGCAGAGGACGATATAGTTCCTGGTGACGTACACAGCAATGTTAAAGTCTTTATGACCCAGCCTGCTGTTACCTTCAAAAACCTAGAGAAAAAGGATATTGTTAAAGGTGACCTTAGCGCAGCCCTGGATTCACTGACTCAAGCCATAAATCAGAAAGTGGTAATAGAGAAAGAGGAGGTGGTGAAGGGAGACATACCCACTACTCTGAGGTCTCTGGAGGAGGCCCAGCATCTAGCCAAAGAAGTAGAAAAGCCTGAAATCATCAGGGGAGACATCAGAGGTGCTCTTGAGTCACTGGAGAAATCTGCAACCACCAATACGGAAGCAACTATTGAAGATCTAGTGCCAGGTGACATCAAAGGGACCCTGAAGTCCCTGGAGGAGGCGAAGCAAGCTGTGAAAGAGGTAGAAAAAGAGGAGATTCTCAAAGGAGACATCCACACCGCCATGCAAAGTTTACAGGAGGCATCGAGTGAGAAAAAGACTTACCAGCATCAAGTGAGCGAACAAGGGGATATTAAAGCCACTATCCAGCTCTTGCTAGAGCCGACAACTTCTCCCAAAATGCAGCGCAGGGGGAGCATTGAAGGAGATGTGAAAACATCCATAAAATGTCTTTATGAAGGACAGGAGACAACGCAGCTGGAAAAAGAGGAGGTAGTAAAAGGGGACGTTCAAGGGGCAATAAAGAATCTAATGCAAAGAAAACAGTATTCAAATACGAAGCGCTCGCATTCCTCGAAGAAAGCAAAAGTGCCCGTGAAAAATCCATTAACTGTAAAGCAAGCGGAGCATGAATGCTTACATGAAGCCAAGAGTGAGAGTGTAGCAGTCAATCCAGCCCCCGCTGTGAAAAAGCTCTCTCAGAGCGGTGAGtcacagaggcacacacagaggcacaacGAAAGCAAATCGGTGAGAACACAGGTAATAACCCAAGAGGACCACTCTGTTACTGTAGCCAAAACAGACAATCCTACTGGGGCCTCTCAACACAAGAGCATGAAAGAGCAGAAACAGAAAGTGTTGCCCCCACAGAAAATACAAGCTCCTAAGCCTATTATGATAAAGAATAAACAAATGACTAACAATGATCAAACAGAGACGAAAGCAGCAGATGTGAATGTGATGAAAGAGGTGCAAAATACATCACAGACCAGCACTTCAAACAGGCAAATATGTGAGACAAAGACAATCAAACAGGTGCAGACGACAGTGATGGAGAAAACTGTCATGCAGAAGCAAAGTGTATCAGAGCAAAAGCAAGCGGAGAATAAGGCGCtcacacaaaagcacaacatGAAAAATATGAAGGGTGATTACCGTAACCTTGACATAAGAGGGAAAGGTGTGGTGAAAAAGGCAAAGCCGGAGATTCatttcccccctcctccctcctcaccGCCTCCACCCTCAGAGTCGGagctctccctccctccaccgCCGTCGCCCTTGCTGGACAGCCCATTGCCGGACAGCCCATTGCCCCCTCCTTCTATCATGAGGCAGGACAACGAcctcccacctccaccacctccacctcccatGGAATGTAAATCTGAGCCTGAgtttttccctcctcctccacctcctccgcctccacctACAGAGAGCGGGCAAGATtttctccctccacctccctcgcAGCAAGAGCTTAATGCCATGCCTCAGCCTCCGCCTGTAAAGCTGGGGAAACCCATCGGGAGGCCTTTATTCAAAGTGCCCAAGCAGCCAGAAACACCAAAGCAGCACATACAAGTTAAACCCAAATGGCAGAAAAAGCAGCCGACTCcctcaccacctccacctccacctccacctcagctCCCTTCTGATCAAGCAGAAACAGTATCAACAGAGCGCAAAGAAGGAGCTAAAGTTCTGGAggtgaaaaaagaaacaaccaAACAGATTGAAATAAGCAAACAGTCTGAAGCAACAGCAGTGTCgatgacaaaaataccaagCGTCCCAGCTGTGAAGCCGATGCAAAGAGAGAGCCCgcagccacctaaaaaagtgtTTGTCCCTCCGATTAAACTGCCCCCAACTCCTGAACCCACTCCAGCTTCAAAGCCTAGACCGTACGCTCGCAAATTTAAAACCCCTCTCATGCTTGCAGAGGAACGATACCGCCAGCAACTGGAGAAACAAGAAGAAGGGAGGAGTAATGTCACACCTCCCACTTCTCCACCAATTAATGCCAGTCCTGAGCTTTCTGCAACACAGAAAACTGAAAAAGAAGTGGTCACAGAAGAAACTAAAGCAAAAACCGAAGAAGTTAAGACTGTTTCCAAAGAAGGAGCATCGCCTGGCAAGAAAACGCCTTCCCAGATCCCTTTAAGCAAGCCCCTGATCTcagtggaaaataaaaaatctgcaTCTGCATCTTCAAATGTGTCCTTGGATAAGAAGCATGTTGCCAGCGAGCACTCCTCAGAAAGAGTACTCGCCTCAACTGATGTGATTAAAAAGAGTCAAACCACCCCCAAGAATCAGACAGTTTCTGTTTCTAAGTCTAACCGCGAGGCCTCGAATATTGAAGTCCAGTCATGCTCAAACGTGGTCACTTCTTCAGTCACggagcagcagcagtttattaAGAAATCCAGCACCAGGTCTATCGCTGCCACACAGAGTGCTGTCCAGGAAAATGTAAATCTTCAAAGCGAGAGTGCGGTCACATTGAAAGCTGAAGATGTAAAGAATATTAATGCGCCTCTGACACAGGAGGGGAAAATGAGTCCCTCTCAGCCCACTAAAATTCCAAAAGTAACTCCAAGTTTCAAGGTGAAAACCTTTAAGATGCCAgcagagaagaaagaggagaaatgtgACAGTGCAATGAAAAGTGAAATGCATTTACAGCAAGAGAAAAGTAACGTATCACAGAAAAGTGAAACAAAAGTGAGTCAGGAGAGCAGCCAGCTGACGTCAGCAAGAACTGAGGTGACAACagaaatgaaaggaaaggagaagaaAAGTCACATTACTCCACCTGTGAAAGAAGCTGAAGTGGAGGTTCACGTGAAGAAGGGAAAGCAGCTGCAGAAGAATGAGACTGAACTAAAGCTGTCACCATCAGTTACTGCCTTAATTCCTAAGGTGGCTAAGATAACATCTGCAGCAACTCATCAAGGACAAGGCCATGTATCTGTCTCCCACAGTCAGCAGAGCATGACGGCAGAGCACATTCAAAAACACGAGGAGGTGGTTGTGACTGAGAGTGTGGTACAGAAAAGCTTTCAAAAGCAAGAGGCTGTTCAgatgcaaaaacaaataaaggtaCAAGCAGCAGAAACCAATAAAATGCAGATAAAGGCAGTAAAGTCAAAAGGTGAGCCTAAGGATGTGGCTATGCAAGGGAAGGGGAAAATAGCCCATAAAGACGAGGCTCATTCAGAAGAAATCACAGATTTGgagaaatgtaatgtaatgcagAAGCTGCTTGCTCAAATAAAAGAGCTCGAGGGCACACCGAACAAAATAGACTCCAACGCTGTCAGGATGATTATAAGCGAACTCCCTGACTGGGCGATGGGCTCGGATGAGAAAAAGAATTTAAGTGAAATTGCTAAACAGCAAAGCAAGAAAAAGCTGAGAGAGATGATGGTCTATGTGAAAAATATTTTCCAAGCAAAGCTCACATTTTTGGAGGAAACCTTGACAGCCGTGGAGAAGCAGAGGACAGCAAAAGGTGAACCGCCAGTGCCGCCCCCACCTCCTCCAAAACCAGACAATAAAGTTTTTAGCGGAGCAAAGATATCAAAGATCAGTATCGGCTCCTCTAAAAGTGAAAAGAAGGTGGCAGAGGAGAAAAAGTCACCTCAGGAGAGGAAAGTGCATCAGGAGCTGAGCAAGGCGCCTGATCAGAGAGTGTCCTCCCCATTGGCGAGCATCCGCACTCCATCACCTACTTTTATAAGCATTGAGTCAAGGAAGGTAGACTCGCCACTCAGAGTGACCCCTTCTCCTCCGCCCTACAAGTCAGTCGGGACACCTCCGCCGCCTCCTCGCAAGTCATACACCCCTACATCTACCTTCAGCAGGACCACGCCATCTCCTACCCTGAGCCGCTCGGAGAAGCTGATGAAACTGAGGGACACCACCTCCAAACTTTCTCGTGGAATGACGCCTCCACCTCCCATGCCGGTGCCAGAGTTCTTGGAAAGGGAGCGTTCGTCCCCATTTAGCGACAGGGGGACTCCAATAGAGAGAGATGAGCGAGGATCGGTGGATGTCGCAGAAATGGTGGACTCTATGATGACAGTGAGGGATAAGAAGTCTTTCTTTGAGGAGGCACAGAAGGCGGAGGTGAGTAAGATGTACATGCGGAAGGACCCCATTGATATCCCTGAACGTCTGGGACCTGACACAGAGGAAGCCACTGAGACTGTGACTATAGACATACTGAAAGAGGATCTCCCAAGAGTCGACCTTTCTAAGCTGGTGAACAAATTTGAATCTCCACGACCAAAAGTCTACACCAGAAAAGATCCTATTGTGATCACGGAGAGGCTGGGGAGCGATACGGAGGATGCTGAGACTGAGCCGCCAAAAACTGACGAGATCCCGTCATTCAACGTTAAAGCGATCAAGTATGTGTTTGAGACAGGAGAGCATAGTTCTCAGGCGGCTCGAGAGCTCAGAGAACAAATAGAAAGAAGAGAACCTGAACCAGCCCATTCTGAGCCGGTGGGTCACTCTGAGTCGACAGCAGTCACTGAGCAATTCTGCAGCATTGACGACTTCGGAAACATGACAAGCGGGACAATGAGTGAGATGCATTCTGGGAGCTCCCTGACCCGCGGTAACCCTCCATCCTACGCTGATGTGGTGAGAGGCGCAGTTCCAACTGTTGCCGTGCCCCCCGAGGCCTCTACTGAGGAGCTGCTGAGAAACTTCCAGCAGTCGTGGGCCGAGAGTCAAGGAGTTTTCCAGAACCTGGGTTTCAGTGTCACGGAGCAGAGGACCTCGCAGACTGTAACACATCAGCAGCAGACCGTCGTGGCGG AAAATTCGAGTTCCAGAGTCCGAACTGTGCAGGGTGTGTCGGAAGAGGGTGTACCCGATGGAGTCGCTGATCGCGGACAAACAAAACTTCCATAA